The Bradyrhizobium betae genomic interval CGCTCCGTCCGGGCTACGGGACGGCGTCTTACGCCGCCCGCATGTTGTTGAGGAACGCATCGATCTCCCCGCGCAGCAGGTCGGCTTCGCGGCGGAGTGCGTCGGAGGCGCCCAGCACCTCGCCCGCGGCAGCGCCCGCCTCGGCGGATGCCGTGGAGACGCCCACGATGTTGCTCGAAACCTCGCTGGTGCCGCCGGCGGCATGCTGGATGTTGCGGGCGATCTCGCGGGTGGCCGCGCCCTGTTCCTCGACCGCGGCCGCGATCGTCGTGGTGACATCGTTGATCTCGCCGATGATCCGGCCGATGCCCTGGATGGCGCCGACCGCCGACGTCGTGACCGACTGCATGCTGGCGATCTGGGTGCGGATCTCTTCCGTCGCCTTCGCGGTCTGGCTCGCGAGGCTCTTCACCTCGGACGCGACCACCGCGAAACCGCGGCCGGCCTCGCCCGCGCGCGCCGCCTCGATGGTGGCGTTGAGTGCGAGCAGATTGGTCTGCGAGGCGATGGTCTGGATCAGGTCGACGACGACGCTGATGCGGCTCGCGCCGTCGGCAAGGCTCTGCACCGTGGCGTCGGTCGCGCCGGCCTCGTCGACCGCCTTCTTGGCGATCCCGGCCGAGGTGACCACCTGGCGGCTGATCTCGGCGATCGAGGACGACAATTGCTCGGTGCCGGCCGACACCGTCTGCACGTTGACCGAGGTCTCCTCCGCGGCGGAAGCGACCGCGTTCACCAACGCGTTGGACTGGTCCGCGGTGTTCGACATGGCCTGCGCGGTCGATTGCATCGAATTGGCCGACTGCGCGAGATTGTCGAGCGCGTTGCGCACCGTGCTCTCGAACTCTGCGATCCTGGCTTCCATGCGCGCGGCACGCTCGGCCTTGGCCGCGCGGTCCTTGTCCTGCTCGCTGGACATCGCGCGGGCCTCGATCATGCTCTCGCGGAACACCTGCAGCGTGTTCGCCATCACCGAGATTTCGTCGTTGTGATTCCTGGAGCGGTAGGTCTCGGTCTCGAGGTCGCCGTTCGCGAGCAGCTGCATGGATTGATGCAGCGCGCCGATCCGGCGCAGGATGTTGCGGCCGACATAGAGCCAGACGAACAGCGCCGAGCCGACCAGCATCAAGGCGCCCAGCGCCAGCATCGCGGTGGTGGCGAGCGAGATTTCCTGGCGTGCCTGGAAGGTCGACGCGTTGGTCTCTTTCTGCACGCCGTCGACGAGCTGCTGCACGCTGATGCCGAGGCCGACATTGAGCTTGCGGGTCTCGTCCAGGATGGTCTGGCCGTAGTCGATGGAGTCGAGCTCCTTCTGGCGGATCTTGAACACGCCGGTCTTGCCTTCGCCGAAGGCGAACAGCTTCTGCACGGCGTCACGCATCGCCTGCATCGAGGCCACCTTGGGCAGGTCCTCGAGGTTCGACTTGACGCGGTCGCGCGTCGCCTTGAATTCCTTCTCGATCACTTCCAGCGTGTCGCTGTTGTTGGCCGAGAGCGCGGCCATCATGTCGGCGGCCATCAGATTGCCATTGGCGGAGACCGTCGAGATCTGGGCGACGGTGCGAGCGGCTTCGGTGGCATCGTCAGCGGAGACTTCCGCCGCGCCGAGGATCGCGTTGAGGCGCGTCTGGGCGTCCAGCATCGCCGGACCCGCCGCGCCGACGAAGGCGAGCTGGGCCTTGCGCAGCGCTTCGTATTGCTTGTCGTGCAGTGCGCCGGTGTCGAGCCGTTCGCGGGCCGCCGAGACCAGGCTCTGGGTCGCCTCGTCGATGCTCTTGGCGGTGTCTTGCAGCGCGGTCGCGGTCTGCTTGTCGGCGCCGAGCTCGACGATCTCGCCGAGCTTGGCCATGGCGAGCTGCTGGATGTCCTTCACGCTCTTGGTGCGCTCGTTCAGCGCCTCGTCGGAGGGCGATGCCAGCAGGCCCGGGCCCTGGGCCGCGAGCGTTGCGCTCTGCGAAGCGAGCTGGAGGCTGGCGGAGAGGCGCGGGATGTCGCGGCCGCTCAGATCCATCATGGTCGCGCCGAGATGATTAAACACGAAGCCGGCGCCGGCTGCGATCACGAGGCCCATGCCCGCGATCAAGGCGAAGGCGGCGAACAGGCTGCCGCGCACGCCCCACCTTGGCATTTTGAAACGAGGCTTGAGACGGCCAAGAACACGGCCCAGACGGATCGCCATCGAATTCCCCCACTTGTCTTTATATTTTCGCGGTGGAGTATCCTCAGCTCGGGTTAAAAAATCGCAAGTTGCACAATCGGTTGTATCTGTTCCGCACAGCGAAAAAAGAAAGGGCCGGCAGAATTGCCGGCCCTTGATGATGCAAGAGATTTTCGTCAGGCGCGATCAGTAGCGTGCGACCGCCGAGTTGGCCCAGTTGAAGCGGTAGTTGACGCCCGCCTTGATGGTGTGGTCGTCGGTGGTGAAGTTGCCGGTGCCCGCCAGCGGGCCTCCGGTGAAGTGCGCGTCGCCGAAATTATAGTACTGGTACTCGGCCTTGGCCGACCAGTTCGGGGCGAACATGTATTCGACGCCGGCGCCGACGGTGTAGCCGTTGCGGTGATCGCCGGTGATGACGAAGGCGGTCGGCACGCCGCCGACGGTCACCTTCTCGTTGTTGTCGGAATAGGCGTAGCCGCCCTTCACGTAGAGCAGGCCCGGACCCCAGGTATAGCCGACGCGGCCGGTGATCGAGCCGAGGCCACGCTGGTCGTTGGTGTAGGCGACGCCGCCCGGGAACACCGCGCCGACGCTGCCGGAGAGCCAGGAATACTGGCCTTCGACGCCGACCACGAAATTCGGGTTGAACTGCCAATCCGCACCGACCTGCACGCCGCCGAGGAAACGGCCGTTGCCGTTGTTGCCGGTGGAGAGGCCGTTGAAATTGTTGTCGCTGGAGAACGCACCGCCGAGATGCGCACCGAGGTAGAAGCCGGTCCAGTTGTAGATCGGCGCGGCATAGGCCGGCGCGGGCGCCTTGTAGTAGTTGCGGTTACCGAGATCGGCACCGATCGCCGGCGCAGCGGCGCCCACCACGAGCAGCGCAACGGTCGCAAACAGAATCTTCTTCATCGTCCAAGCTCCAACACTCATGTCCCCGGCAGGCGCGCTGTCCGCGCCGTCGTTGGTTTTGCAGATAGCTTGCTTTTGACGAAAATGCTGTCACATGCATGGCACAGCGGCAGCCAACCTAACTTATTGGGCTGTAAATGATTTTTGTGCTTAACGTCAGCTTAAGAAGTGGTGAAGGAAGGCTTAACCTCGCACGCTTCAGGTAACTTGCGCGCGTCTTGCGTTAACCAAGACGCCGCCGCGCCTCGTCGCGCATCTGCTCGCGGAAAGCCGCGCGCCTCGCCGGCCGGTCTTCCTCGCGCACGTCGTGGCGATCGAAGACGTCGAACTTCTCCATGATCGGATAGCGCTCGCTCGCCATCGCGAGCACGCGCAGCACCTTGGTCGCGGAGGGCGTCGGACCGCTGACCTCCCAGCGCCGGATGGTGTCCGCGCCGCCCCTCTCGGGCAACCCGCACAGTCTGGCCATGTCGGCCGCAGTAAGCTTGCGCGCGAGAGCGTCGGAGAGGTCGTTGCGAAGTTGCTTCAGTTCGGGGCCGGTCATGCGGTGTGCGTCCAGGGAAGTCGCTGAAGGCAATGCACTAGCGCTGATTCGGGTCCATCCGAAGGCGGCCACGACCGTGCTAGTCTTCCGCTGCCGGTTCAGCGTCAGCGAGGGGATATCCCATGCCCGTGTTCAAGCTGCCTTTGTCGGGGGACGTCGTGCAGTCCATCAACCCGATCACGTCGTTCTTCAGTCCTACCGGCGGCCAGTTCGGTCTGATCAACATCACGGTCGGGCAATCCTCGGCGCCTGAGGTCGAGAAGGATCTGCTGTCGGATGTCGGCAGCTATGGCAAGCAGATCGGCCAGATCGGAGATGCGCTGCTGGTGGTCATCGAGCGTCTGGAAGCGCTCGGCGACAGCGCCCTCGGCGATGACAAGGCGGTCGCCGCCTTCAAGGAATTGATGCATTCGGTTGCATCCGTGAAGGAGCGCCATGGCCGTCATGCGTGCCGGCCACGACGACGGTGATCCCGTGCCGTTGTTTCGGCGCATTCGCGCGCGCACGGAGTTATGAACGCGTGCCTATGGAAATCTGCCGAAGGATGAACACTTGGCACGAGGGGCCCTGGCGACGGAGGGATCAGCAGCCATGACAAGCGTCAAACTCGCAATTGCCGTACTCATCACTGCCGGACTGCTTGCTCCCTTCGCGGCCGAAGCGAAGAAGCACCGGTCTGGCCGTTATTACGGCACGCATACGGTGGCCCCGGCCTATGGCGGAGCCGGATCGCTGGCGGCGCAGCCGAGGGCGTCCTACGGATCGTCCGGACAGGCGGTCGGCACCGTTACGGCGCCATCGATCGGAACGTACAATTGGCCGTCGGTGGGCGTGACCAATTCCGTCCCGACCTGGAGCAACACCAATCCGCGATGAGCGATCGCGCCGCGCGTCAGCCTTCCGCGCCGCCCTTCTCGATCCCGAACACGAGGCAGGTCGTCGTCGCATGCGCGAGCAGCCGGCCCTTCGTATCGGTGATGCGCGCTTCGGCGGTGGCGACGCGGCGGCCGGCGTTCAGCACGCGGCCCTCGGTGCGGATCGTGCCGCTGGCCTCGCTCATGCCGCGCACGAACGAGATCTTGAATTCCAGCGTCGTGTAGCCGGTGCCCGCCGGCAGCGTGGTCTGCACCGCAAGCCCCATCGCGGAATCCAGCAGGATCGCGGCATAGCCGCCGTGCACCGATCCGATCGGATTGTAATGACGCAGGCCCGGCACGCTGTGAATCGTGACCACGCCGGGTTCGGCCGTGCAGTCGAACGGGTCGACGGTCTGCATGATCGGCGGCTCCGGCAATTGCCGCGCGAAGATCGCGCGGACGAAGTCGAGCCCCGGCATCGCCGCCATCACCTCGATCGGTACGACGCCATATTCGGTCGCCTGCTTGCCGGATGTGTCGTCAGCCATCGCCACCCCAAATTCTCAATAAGATGATAAAGATCATATTATGAGGGGCGTGGCGGAGTCAAAAGGCTGCTCTCGGCGCGACCCGCCGGATCGCGCGCTGCTTCCGTCGAACGATCTCCAGGCTCAGGCGCCCCTGCCGGTCTGTTGACCGACCACGCAGCGCCATCCGGCCAGGCGCTCGGCCGGATGCTGGTTCATCCACTCGGCGAGCTGCGGCGCGCCCATCAGGCAGGATTGTATCGAAACGCTGGCGAAGTCCGACGTGGTGACGATCTGCTCGTGACAATTCGCTGGCGAGGAAAGACTGCACAGCACCGCGACGATCTTGATCACGCCAGATTTCCCACATCGCCGCCGGCGGCGCGGCCGATTGTCGCCGTGTCCTGCCGCACGTCCGCCGGATCAGCCGGCGGAAAGATGCTGTCATAGATCGCGCGTGCCTCCTGGATGAGGCGAATACGCTCGCGTTCGGACTTCGATACAAACTGAATAACCTGGCCCATGTCGGCTCCAATAGATCGATAGATCCATCATCAAATGACGGAAATCATTCCATGCGGAGGTGGGGTGACGGGGTCTGTTTTTTTAGCTGTGCACGCGGTCACAAGGAATAAAAAACGTGTGACGTGCTGCTGAAGGTGGAGCGATGCGAGGCCGCAGGGGAGCGGTGTGAGGGACGATCAGCTTCCCCACGCGAAAAGCTTGAGGTGTTATATTACCAATAACCAGAACATCGTTCTCATAAACCGTTTTACAACGTTCTATCTATATGTGAACAATGTCGCATGCAGAATCATGAACTCAAATCGGTCCTTGGTGAAATCAAACTCAGCCAGACTGATTTCTCTCGTCTGTTGGGAGTGACACCTAGGGCAGTGACCCTTTGGCTTGCAGGCGAGCGGGCCGTGCCTGGTCCAGTCGATGCGTATTTGCGCTTGTTCCAATTATTGCCGCCGAGCTTGCGGCAAATCGAACTTAACCGCTTGAAAGAGAAAGGACCGACAATGCGAGATGGTATGTACGGAATTACGTTTAGCGGCCAATTTTCGACTGGCGATGGCGTCCTGATTTTCGACAACGGCCGCATCTATGGCAGCGATAGCGCGGGCGTGAGCTATGACGGGGGGTACATTTATGACGCCAGCGCTAATGCCGCCGACGTCAAGGTCAAGGTTACATTCCCGCCCAATGTCCGAGCCGTGTTTGGCATCTCGAATCCCTACGAGTGGTCATTCGACGTAACTACGAGGGTCAGCAGCGTTGCGAAGGCCGGGGCTCTCTCTCTCAAGAGCTCGTTGGGACAGCCGATCGCGGCGAATTTCGTCTATTTGCGAGCCTTGCCAGATGCGGCCTAAGCAGCACGGTTCCCGGCAGCTTATCTCACCACGTTGGCGCGCGAGTCGCGGCAACGTGATGGATTGTTGAGCCCGAGCGTGACCGTGTATCGGCACATTTTCACGCGCGTGGAGTTGTCGGATTGCTCGATGCAGAAAGCGCTAACTCGCGAGCGTTCAGCGAGCGAGTGACCGCCTCGAAAGGATCAGCCATGACGAGAACGAAACGTTCTATTGCCGCACTCATCGCCATCGGATTGGCGGCATCACCGTTCGCCGCAAGCGCGCAGACGTCTGCAACGGGCGCGCAAACCAGCACGCACAGCACCCCGGGAGCGCCGGTACAGCAGGGCACGATTGGAAGTTCCGGGCAGAGGGTCGGGACGACCACGGCGCCGTCGATCGGAACGTCTACTCAGCCGTCGGTCGGCGTCACCAACTCGGTCCCCACCTGGAATAACACGAACCCTCCGCCCAGGTAGCAACCGCGTCCGGACTGCTTCACGCCGCCGGCGCGCGCTCCTTGCGTCCCGGCACCGCGGCCAGCAGCTCGCGCGTGTAGGCGTGCTCCGGCGCGGCGAAGAGCTGCGCAGTCGGCTTCATTTCGACGATGGCGCCGCGCTGCATTACCGCGATGCGGTCGCAGATCTGGGCTGCGACACGCAGATCGTGGGTGATGAACAGCATCGACAGCCCGAGGCGCGCCTTGAGATCTTCGAGCAGCCGCAAGACCTGTGCCTGTACGGAGACGTCGAGCGCGGAGACCGCCTCGTCGGCCACGATGATCTCGGGCTCGAGCGCGAGCGCGCGCGCGCGCGATGCCGATGCGCTGGCGCTGGCCGCCGGAGAATTCGTGCGGATAGCGGTCGAGCGCGCCGGCGTCCAGGCCGACCATCTTCAGGAGATCGCGGGCGCGGTCGAACGCGACTTTCGGATCCGTGCCGGCCGCGATCGGGCCGTCGGCGATGATGTGGCCGACCTTGCGCCGCGGGTTGAGAGAGGCGAACGGGTCCTGGAAGATCATCTGGATGCGATGACGCTCGGCGCGCAGCGCCTTGCCTGAGAGCGAGGTGAGTTCGGTGTCGCCGATCCACACCGTGCCGCGATCGGCCTCGATCAGCCGCATGACGAGGCGCGCGACGGACGATTTGCCGGAGCCGGATTCGCCGACGAGGCCGAGCGTCTCGCCCTTGAGGATGTTGAAGTTGACCTCGCGCGCGGCATCGACGCGGCGGTCCTCGCGAAACCAGCCGCCTGAGGTGACGTAGGTCTTGTCCAGCCCGATCACCTCGACCGCCCTGGCCTGGTCATCGAGCGGCTGGCGTGCCGGTGGGTCCATCGACGGCACGGCGGCGAGCAGCGCTTTGGTGTAGTCGTGCTGCGGGTTGTTGAAGACGGTCGCGGCGGGGCCTTCCTCCACGACCTTGCCATGGCGGAGCACCACGACCTGATCGGCGATGTCGGCGACGACGCCGAAATCGTGGGTGATGAACATCACCGCCATGTTGCGGTTGCGCTGGAGGTTGCGGATCAGCTTGAGGATCTGCGCCTGCGTGGTGACATCGAGCGCGGTGGTCGGCTCGTCCGCGACCAGCACCGCGGGCTCGAGCGCGAGCGCCATCGCGATCATGGCGCGCTGGCGCTGGCCGCCGGAGAGCTGATGCGGATAGGCGCGCACGATGCGCTCGGGGTCGGGCAGACCGACCTCGCGCGCCAGCGACAGCGCTTTCGCGCGCCGCTCCCTCGGCGTCAGCAGGCCGTGCGCCTCGAACATTTCCGCCATCTGGTCGCCGATCCGCATCAACGGATTGAGCGCGGTCATCGGCTCCTGGAAGATCATCGCGAGACGGCGGCCGCGCAGATCGCGCCAGCCGTCCTCGTCGAGCTTGAGCAGGTCGCGGCCCTCGAACATGATCTCGCCGGAGGTGGTGGAGACCGTGTCGGGCAACAGGCCCATCAGCGCATGCGCGCACATCGATTTGCCGGAGCCGGACTCGCCGACGACGCAGACGATCTTGCCGGCCTTCAGGTCGAGCGAGATGCCGTCGACCGCGAAGGGACGTTCGGCACCCTTGGGCAGCGCGATCTGCAGGTTCTTGATGGAAACGGTGGCTGGCGCGGTCATGGTCAACGCCCCTCGCGCGACAGGCGCGGATTGAGCGCGTCGTTGAGGCCCTCGCCGATCAGGTTCAGTCCCAGCACCGAAATCAGGATCGCGACGCCGGGAAACACGGTGATCCACCAGGCCTGGCGGATCACGGTGCGGCCGGCGCCGACCATGTAACCCCAGGAGATCAGGTTGGGATCGCCGAGGCCGAGGAAGGCCAGCGAGGATTCCAGCAGGATCGCGGTCGCCACCATCAGCGAGGCCAGCACGATCACCGGCGACAGCGCGTTGGGCAGGATCTCGCGCAGGATGATCCAGGTGTTGCTCTGGCCTGTGACGACGGCGGCCTGGACGTATTCGCGCGTGCGCAGCGACAGCACCTCGCCGCGGACGAGGCGGGCGACCGGCGGCCAGCTCACCACCGCGATCGAAGCCACGATGGAGTAGATCGACGGCTGCAGGATCGCGACCAGCACGATCGCGAGCGCGAAGCTCGGAATGGTCTGGAAGAATTCGGTGAAGCGCATCAAGGCGTCGTCGACCTTGCCGCCGAAATAGCCGGCCATGGCGCCGATCGGCACGCCGACGACCAGCGCGACCAGCGTGGAGACGAGGCCAACCAGCAGCGACACGCGTGCGCCGAAGATCATGCCGGCGAAAACGTCGCGGCCGAGCGCGTCGGTGCCGAGCGGCACGGTCGAGAGCGTGAACGGCGGCAGGAACGGCCGCTGCACCATGCGCCAGGGCGAGTTCGGGAACAGTATCGGCCCGAACACCGCGACCGAGATCGCGAGCAGAAGGATGATGAGCCCGATGACGCCGCTCGGGCTTCGGAGCATCGATTTCCAGAACTGTTTCATGAGGCGAATTCGATACGCGGATCGACCAGTCGATAGACCAGGTCGGTGATGAGGTTGAAGATCAGGACCATGGCCGAGCAGATCACGAACACGCCGAGCAGCAGATTGTAGTCCCGCTGCAGCAATGCGTCGTACATCAGGCGCCCGATGCCGGGCCAGGCGAACACGGTCTCGGTGATGACGGCGCCGCCGATCAGCGTGCCCGAATGCACGCCGGCGAGCGTCACGACGGGCAGCAGCGCGTTGCGCAGCACATGGCGGCGCTGGATCACGGCATCGCTGAGGCCTTTGGCGCGCGCGGTCTTGACGAAGTCGAGCCGCTTCACCTCCAGCATCGAGGCGCGCGTCATGCGGGTGTAGGTCGCCATGAAGAACAGGCCGAGCGTCATCGCCGGCATGATCAGGTGCGCACCGACGTCGAGCGCGTGGGCGAAGCCGGTGAGGTTGGCGCCGACCGTCTCATAGCCGAAGCTCGGCAGCCAATCCATGGTGACCGAGAACAGCAGGATGCCCATCAGCGCCACCCAGAAGATCGGCATGGCGTAGAAGATCAGCGCAAAGACGGTGATGGCGGTGTCGAGAAACGTTCCGGCGAAGCGCGCGGCAAAGGTGCCGAACAGCACGCCGAGCACCAGCGAGATCGCGAACGCGGTCAGCGTCAGCAGCAGCGTCGCCGGCAACCGTTCCAGGATCAGCTTCGCGACCGGCGCTTGCTGACGGAAGGAGAAGCCAAGGTCGAGGGTGACGACGCCCTTGACGTAGATGAAGAGCTGCTCGGGCAACGGCTTGTCGAGACCGAACTTTTCCCGGAGCTGCTTGACGAAGACCTGGTCACTGGCCCCGGCCTCGCCGGCCATCACGACCGCGGGGTCGCCGGGCGCAAGCCGGATCAGGAAGAAATTGAGGACGACGATCGCGAGCAGGACGATCACGCCCTTCACGACACGCTGAGCAACGAAGGAGAGCATCTAGAGGTTCTTATAGGGTAGCGTGACCCTTGGCCACGGGAGCAGTGCGCTCCCTCGCCCCGCTTGCGGGGAGAGGGTTGGGGTGAGGGGGACTCTCCGCGAGGGCGGTGAGAATTGGATTCGTGGAGACTCCCCCTCACCCGAATATGCGCTTTGCGCATATTCGACCTCTCCCCGCAAGCGGGGAGAGGTGAAGAACCAGCTCGTTACTTGTCGAGCCATGCGTCCTTGAAGCCGTCGTTGACGCCGATCCCGGTGGTGATCAGGTTCTTGACCTTGCAGCGCGTGATCGTCGGGAATTGCAGCTCGAGCATCCAGGCCACCGGCACGTCCTCGACCAGGATCTTCTGCGCCTTCTCGTAGATCTCCTTGCGCTTGGAGTCGGGCGTTGCCACCGCGCCGTCGGCGAACAGCTTGTCGATCTCGGGATTGGAGTAGCCTTCGACGTTGTTGAAGACCTGGCCCTTGGCGATGGCGCTGGAGACGTAGTTGCGGCCGACGCCGAGCGCGGGATCGCCGTACTGGTAGAGATAGGTGAAGGCGATGTCGTAGTCCCAGTCGCCGATCTTCTGGTTGCCGCCGGCAACGTCGGTGGCGATGGTCTCGATGTTCATGCCGACGTCGATGAGGTTCTGCTTCACAGCTTCACCCCAGCGCTGCCAGGTCTCGCCATAGGCGAGCGGCAACAGGCGGATCTTCTCGCCCTTGTAGCCGGCTTCCTTCAGCAGGGCCTTGGCCTTGGCCGGGTTGTAGGGATATTTCGGCACGTCGTCGGTGTAGTATTTGATGGTCGAGGCGGACGGGCCGGTCGCGACCTTGCCGAGCCCGTTCCAGATCACGTCCTTGGCGAAGTCACGGTCGATCGCATACATGATCGCCTGCCGTACCCGTTTGTCGGCGAGCGGACCCTGGCGGTTGTTCAGCCACAGCCATGCCAGTGGCGAGAAGAATTCCCAGCCGGCGCCGGTGACGCAGGTGTCCTTCAGCTTCGACAGCCGCGGCACGTCGAAATTCTCCACCGAACCGCCGGGCAGCACGTCGACCTTGCCGGTTTCAAACGCAACCGAGCGCGCAGCGGCGTCGGGGATGATCTGCCAGTAGATCTCGTCGAGATAGGGCTTGCCCTTCTCGTAGTAGTTCGGATTCTTGACCAGGCGGATGAACGAGCCCTTCTGCCATTCCTTGAACATGAAGGGGCCGGTGCCGACCGGTGCATTGTTGTAGGGGTTGGTCTTCCAGTCGGTGCCTTCGTAGAGATGCTTCGGCACCATCGGCATCGAGCCGACCTCGAAGATGCCGAGGAACGGGCCGAACGGCTGCTTCAGCGTGAACACCACCGTGTAATCGTCGGGCGCCTCGACCTTGTCGACCTGCGCGAGGTTGTTGCGGGCGCGCGCATGGGTCTGCTTCAGCATCTCGACCGAGAACAGCACGTCCGCGGCGGTGAAGGGCTTGCCGTCATGCTAGGTGACGCCCTTCCTGAGCTTGAAAGTATAGGTCTTGGCGTCCTCGCTGGCGCTCCAGCTTTCGGCGAGCTCCGGCAGCGGCTCGAGCTTGGGGCTGTAGCGCAGCAGGCCCTCGAAGATGTTGCCCGAGACCATCTGGGTCGGACCGTTCTGGATCATCGCAAGCATCAGGCCGGGCGGCTCGGGCTGGATCACCGCGTTGATCACACCCCCTGTTTTTGGCTCTTGCGCCAGCGCCGAGGCCGTGAGGCCGCAAGCCAGGAGGACACCAAGCAACACTCGTTTCGGCATGTCTTATCTTTCTCAAGCGAGGCCAGCCGCAAACGCTTCGCGAGTCATGGCGTGCAAAGCTACGGCCGGCCCATCCCAGTCCCCATCCGATATCGAGGCTCACACAGTCTCGTTCGGCGCCGCAAGATGAAAGTCTCGACAGCGTTCGCACAAAAAATGTACAGCCCGTCCTGTTTTCACTTGATTCACGATCTTGTCACGGAGACAAGTCGGCCATGGACAATGCCACACGCTCCGAACGGTCCCGCAACGCTGCGCTCGAGGCGGCGATCGCGATCATCGCGCGCGACGGGCCCGGCCGGCTGACGCTCGATGCGATCGCGCGCGAGAGCGGCCTGAGCAAGGGCGGCGTGATGCATCAGTTCCGCACCAAGGAGGCGGTGCTGAAGGCGTTGCTCGATCGGCAAATGGCGCATTTCGAGGAGTTCTCGAACCAGTATCAGGCCAAGGTGGGCGCGACGTCTGCGAACCCCGAGCTCGCCACCCAGCTCGCGACCGTGCGCGAAGCCGCCGGTGCGCCGAATTCCGCGGCGCTGGCTCTGGTCGCCGCCATGGTCGAGAATCCGCAGCTGATGTCGCTGCCGCGCGAGCGCGAGATGAAGCGTGTTGCGGCGATCAAGGCCGAGGCCGCCGATCCGGATCTGGCGCTGTTGCGCTGGGCGGCGGCGAGGGGCCTGCTGCTGAGCGGCCTGTTCGGCATGTCTCCGCTCAGCAAGGCGGAGCATGATCGGCTGTTCGCGCGCTTGCTCGACGACAAGCAGTGGACCGGCCTCGAACAGCCGGCCGACCCGCGCTCCGCAAAATCCGGCGCGGCGAAGGCGGCGCCCCCGCGCAAGCGCAGCTGATTCGTCGTTAACGAAATCCCACCGGCGACTGCCCAAATCCGCGCCTGCGGCCAAATGTGCCACGGCGCCATTTCCGCACTTTACAAACCGTCTAGTCGGTTTTATAAATAGAAACACTGAGACGGCCCGAGGCTTCTGACATGGCCCCGGACGATGCCTTGGGCCGGTGTTGGTGAGCGCCGCAGCCGCGTCTGGTCCCTAAACGCGGTTGCGGTCCCCATCGCCTGTCCCAAACACCGCAAGAGGAGTCTGGAATGGATCGCTCGATCGCCCTGCGCGGTCTGGGAACGCTGCTGCTTTGCGTGGCCTCGGCCGGCTGCGCCTCGGTCGCGCCCGTGCCCTATGCCGAATTGGCGTCCTCGTCCTACATGGTGCCGGACAAGTCCGACGCCTCCGGCCGCGTGCCCTACCGCTACTCCACGCCGGTCGACTGGCGCGCTTATCACAAGGTGATCCTCGATCCGGTCGTGGTCTATCGCGGCAAGGATCATCAGTTCGGCGACATGTCCGACAAGGACAAGGCGGCACTGGCCGCCTACATGCAGAATTGCTTCGCCGAGCGGCTGCGCGGCCGCTTCGCGCTGGTGCGCGAGCGCGGACCGGAGACGCTACGGATCCGGTTGACGCTGACCGGTGCCGTCGCCAACACGCCGGTGCTCGGCACGCTCTCGCGCTTCGACGTCGCCGGCGCCGTCTACAACGGCGTGCAGGCCGCGCGCGATGGCGAAGGCACCATGACCGGCTCGGTCATCTACGGCATCGAGATCTTCGACGCCGCCACCTCGCGGCTGCTCTCCGCCTACGTCACCAAGCAATACCCCGCTGCCTACGACATCAAGGCCAGTGTCGGCGCGCTCGCCGCCGCCAATGCCGGCCTCGACAGGGGCGCCGATGCGCTGATGGCGCAACTGAACTGACGCCGCGATCCAACCAACGAAAGGTGCTGTCGATGAACATTCTCCTTCGCTTCCTGCTGCGTGTCGCGATCACCATCGTGATGACGGTCTTGGGAGGGCGC includes:
- a CDS encoding methyl-accepting chemotaxis protein, whose protein sequence is MAIRLGRVLGRLKPRFKMPRWGVRGSLFAAFALIAGMGLVIAAGAGFVFNHLGATMMDLSGRDIPRLSASLQLASQSATLAAQGPGLLASPSDEALNERTKSVKDIQQLAMAKLGEIVELGADKQTATALQDTAKSIDEATQSLVSAARERLDTGALHDKQYEALRKAQLAFVGAAGPAMLDAQTRLNAILGAAEVSADDATEAARTVAQISTVSANGNLMAADMMAALSANNSDTLEVIEKEFKATRDRVKSNLEDLPKVASMQAMRDAVQKLFAFGEGKTGVFKIRQKELDSIDYGQTILDETRKLNVGLGISVQQLVDGVQKETNASTFQARQEISLATTAMLALGALMLVGSALFVWLYVGRNILRRIGALHQSMQLLANGDLETETYRSRNHNDEISVMANTLQVFRESMIEARAMSSEQDKDRAAKAERAARMEARIAEFESTVRNALDNLAQSANSMQSTAQAMSNTADQSNALVNAVASAAEETSVNVQTVSAGTEQLSSSIAEISRQVVTSAGIAKKAVDEAGATDATVQSLADGASRISVVVDLIQTIASQTNLLALNATIEAARAGEAGRGFAVVASEVKSLASQTAKATEEIRTQIASMQSVTTSAVGAIQGIGRIIGEINDVTTTIAAAVEEQGAATREIARNIQHAAGGTSEVSSNIVGVSTASAEAGAAAGEVLGASDALRREADLLRGEIDAFLNNMRAA
- a CDS encoding outer membrane protein; translation: MKKILFATVALLVVGAAAPAIGADLGNRNYYKAPAPAYAAPIYNWTGFYLGAHLGGAFSSDNNFNGLSTGNNGNGRFLGGVQVGADWQFNPNFVVGVEGQYSWLSGSVGAVFPGGVAYTNDQRGLGSITGRVGYTWGPGLLYVKGGYAYSDNNEKVTVGGVPTAFVITGDHRNGYTVGAGVEYMFAPNWSAKAEYQYYNFGDAHFTGGPLAGTGNFTTDDHTIKAGVNYRFNWANSAVARY
- a CDS encoding PaaI family thioesterase, translated to MADDTSGKQATEYGVVPIEVMAAMPGLDFVRAIFARQLPEPPIMQTVDPFDCTAEPGVVTIHSVPGLRHYNPIGSVHGGYAAILLDSAMGLAVQTTLPAGTGYTTLEFKISFVRGMSEASGTIRTEGRVLNAGRRVATAEARITDTKGRLLAHATTTCLVFGIEKGGAEG
- a CDS encoding ABC transporter permease — protein: MKQFWKSMLRSPSGVIGLIILLLAISVAVFGPILFPNSPWRMVQRPFLPPFTLSTVPLGTDALGRDVFAGMIFGARVSLLVGLVSTLVALVVGVPIGAMAGYFGGKVDDALMRFTEFFQTIPSFALAIVLVAILQPSIYSIVASIAVVSWPPVARLVRGEVLSLRTREYVQAAVVTGQSNTWIILREILPNALSPVIVLASLMVATAILLESSLAFLGLGDPNLISWGYMVGAGRTVIRQAWWITVFPGVAILISVLGLNLIGEGLNDALNPRLSREGR
- a CDS encoding ABC transporter permease, giving the protein MLSFVAQRVVKGVIVLLAIVVLNFFLIRLAPGDPAVVMAGEAGASDQVFVKQLREKFGLDKPLPEQLFIYVKGVVTLDLGFSFRQQAPVAKLILERLPATLLLTLTAFAISLVLGVLFGTFAARFAGTFLDTAITVFALIFYAMPIFWVALMGILLFSVTMDWLPSFGYETVGANLTGFAHALDVGAHLIMPAMTLGLFFMATYTRMTRASMLEVKRLDFVKTARAKGLSDAVIQRRHVLRNALLPVVTLAGVHSGTLIGGAVITETVFAWPGIGRLMYDALLQRDYNLLLGVFVICSAMVLIFNLITDLVYRLVDPRIEFAS
- a CDS encoding TetR/AcrR family transcriptional regulator; the protein is MDNATRSERSRNAALEAAIAIIARDGPGRLTLDAIARESGLSKGGVMHQFRTKEAVLKALLDRQMAHFEEFSNQYQAKVGATSANPELATQLATVREAAGAPNSAALALVAAMVENPQLMSLPREREMKRVAAIKAEAADPDLALLRWAAARGLLLSGLFGMSPLSKAEHDRLFARLLDDKQWTGLEQPADPRSAKSGAAKAAPPRKRS